A window of Polaribacter litorisediminis contains these coding sequences:
- a CDS encoding DegT/DnrJ/EryC1/StrS family aminotransferase: MQQSKIWLSSPHMGGNELTYIQEAFDHNWIAPLGPNVTGFETDLKQFLQTEKEVGALSSGTAAIHLGLILLGVKAGDEVLCQSMTFSASANPIAYQGATPIFIDSEKDTWNMCPVFLEEAIKDRMALGNKPKAIILVHLYGMPAKVDEIVAISKKYEIPILEDAAEALGATYKGKNCGTFGDFGVLSFNGNKIITTSGGGALVCNTIEAKQKAIFLATQARDEAPHYQHSQIGYNYRMSNIVAGIGRGQMAVLPAHIALRRKMHQFYKDIFKNVQGIRVFEEPTNDYFSNHWLSCILFETETAPFTSEKLRIALLKDNIESRPLWKPMHLQPIFSECAFYGTDISENLFQNGLCLPSGSNLSDADRERIRTSIQKLL; encoded by the coding sequence ATGCAGCAATCTAAAATTTGGCTTTCCTCTCCACATATGGGGGGCAATGAATTAACCTATATTCAAGAAGCATTTGATCATAACTGGATCGCACCCTTAGGACCTAACGTTACTGGTTTTGAGACTGATTTAAAACAGTTTTTACAGACCGAAAAAGAAGTAGGTGCCTTGTCTTCTGGCACGGCTGCTATTCATTTAGGGTTAATTTTGTTGGGTGTAAAAGCAGGCGATGAGGTGCTATGCCAAAGCATGACTTTTTCTGCTTCTGCAAACCCAATAGCATACCAAGGAGCCACTCCTATTTTTATCGATAGCGAAAAAGATACTTGGAATATGTGTCCGGTATTTTTAGAAGAAGCGATTAAAGACCGAATGGCATTGGGGAACAAGCCAAAAGCAATCATCTTGGTGCATTTGTACGGGATGCCTGCAAAAGTTGATGAAATTGTAGCCATCTCAAAAAAATATGAAATTCCGATACTAGAAGATGCGGCAGAAGCTTTAGGGGCTACCTATAAAGGTAAAAATTGCGGTACTTTTGGTGATTTTGGGGTTTTGTCCTTTAATGGAAACAAAATTATCACTACCTCAGGAGGTGGGGCACTTGTTTGTAATACCATAGAAGCCAAACAAAAAGCAATTTTTTTAGCAACCCAAGCGCGTGATGAGGCGCCCCATTATCAGCACTCCCAAATTGGTTATAATTACAGAATGAGTAATATTGTAGCGGGCATTGGTAGAGGACAAATGGCGGTGTTGCCTGCTCATATCGCCTTAAGAAGAAAGATGCATCAATTTTACAAAGATATTTTTAAAAATGTTCAGGGCATACGCGTTTTTGAAGAGCCTACAAATGACTATTTTTCAAACCATTGGTTGAGTTGTATCCTTTTTGAGACCGAAACAGCTCCTTTTACTAGCGAAAAATTAAGAATAGCATTGTTAAAAGATAATATTGAGTCTAGGCCACTTTGGAAACCCATGCATTTGCAACCCATCTTTAGCGAATGTGCTTTTTACGGAACCGATATTTCTGAGAATTTGTTTCAAAATGGGCTTTGTTTGCCATCAGGATCTAATTTATCAGATGCAGACCGAGAAAGAATA